Proteins encoded together in one Gemmatimonadetes bacterium T265 window:
- the miaB gene encoding tRNA-2-methylthio-N(6)-dimethylallyladenosine synthase yields MSRPTVYIETYGCQMNVSDSELMYGSLAAHGYAAVDAPDGADVILVNTCAIRDHAEQRVIGRLGELKRHMKPGSVLGVAGCMAQRLGPTLLDKARHVSLVVGPDGYRALPLMLESARAGERVTATSFDLEEHYEDFAPRRFDRVKAWIPVQRGCDYRCTYCIVPYTRGAERSRALADVVREAEQVVADGISEVVLLGQTVNSYHDGTHDFADLLRAVGAVDGVRRIRFTSPHPNDFTDRVLAAMAEVPQLCEHVHLPMQSGSTRVLKRMLRRYTREGYRECVARLRAAIPGVNLTTDVIVGFPGETEEDFSETLSLVEELGFEDAYTFKFSPRDGTPATRMDPATFVPDDVASARLDRLIAIVRAGARGRNLRLLGTRHEVLVEKAARRGDLLQARTRDFKTVMLPPDGIAVGEYHVVELTGTTGSTFTGAVLRDPAPRRAALPMAALAG; encoded by the coding sequence ATGTCCCGTCCGACCGTCTACATCGAAACGTACGGCTGCCAGATGAACGTGAGCGATTCGGAGCTCATGTACGGCAGCCTCGCCGCGCACGGCTACGCCGCCGTCGACGCGCCCGACGGCGCGGACGTGATCCTCGTGAACACGTGCGCGATCCGCGACCACGCGGAGCAGCGCGTGATCGGGCGGCTGGGCGAGCTGAAGCGGCACATGAAACCGGGCAGCGTGTTAGGCGTGGCCGGTTGCATGGCGCAGCGCCTCGGCCCGACGCTGCTCGACAAGGCACGGCACGTGTCGCTCGTCGTCGGACCGGACGGGTACCGCGCCCTGCCGCTCATGCTCGAGAGCGCGCGGGCGGGCGAGCGCGTGACCGCGACGAGCTTCGACCTCGAGGAGCACTACGAGGACTTCGCGCCGCGGCGCTTCGACCGCGTGAAGGCGTGGATCCCGGTGCAGCGCGGCTGCGACTACCGCTGCACGTACTGCATCGTGCCCTACACGCGCGGCGCGGAGCGCAGCCGCGCGCTGGCCGACGTCGTCCGCGAGGCGGAGCAGGTCGTCGCGGACGGCATCAGCGAGGTCGTCCTGCTCGGGCAGACGGTGAACTCGTACCACGACGGGACGCACGACTTCGCCGACCTGCTGCGCGCGGTGGGCGCGGTGGACGGCGTGCGCCGCATCCGCTTCACGAGCCCGCACCCGAACGACTTTACCGACCGCGTGCTCGCCGCGATGGCGGAGGTGCCGCAGCTCTGCGAGCACGTGCACCTGCCGATGCAGAGCGGGTCGACGCGGGTGCTCAAGCGCATGCTGCGCCGGTACACGCGCGAGGGCTACCGCGAGTGCGTGGCGCGGCTGCGCGCGGCGATCCCCGGCGTGAACCTGACGACGGACGTCATCGTCGGCTTCCCGGGCGAGACGGAGGAGGACTTCTCCGAGACGCTCTCGCTCGTCGAGGAGCTGGGGTTCGAGGACGCGTATACGTTCAAGTTCTCGCCGCGGGACGGCACGCCGGCCACGCGCATGGACCCGGCCACGTTCGTCCCCGACGACGTGGCGAGCGCGCGGCTGGACCGGCTGATCGCGATCGTCCGCGCGGGCGCGCGGGGGCGCAACCTGCGCCTGTTAGGCACGCGGCACGAGGTGCTGGTCGAGAAGGCGGCACGGCGCGGCGACCTGCTGCAGGCGCGGACGCGCGACTTCAAGACGGTGATGCTGCCGCCCGACGGGATCGCCGTCGGCGAGTACCACGTGGTGGAGCTGACGGGGACGACGGGGTCGACGTTCACCGGCGCGGTGCTGCGCGATCCGGCGCCGCGGCGCGCGGCGCTGCCGATGGCGGCTTTGGCCGGGTAA
- a CDS encoding hybrid sensor histidine kinase/response regulator, producing MTPASDAPVVLVVDDVPANVELLVDQLAILGYRTATANDGPSALATAFEVRPDLCLLDVSMPAGDLGVSDRATGYEVCRRLKRDPRTERVPVIFVTALTDTNDRVRAIEAGGDDFLTKPHNRQVLGARVRSLLRLKRATDALDDSVRRLRELEKVRDDLMKMMVHDLKSPLTSVLATLEMVADGDYGAVSDRQRAALGDAQAKSEELLGLINDLLEVARVEEETVVLRREPIDASALVEDLRRDWAVRLAAARAELAIDVVETTPTFAADRALLRRVFNNLLQNALVHGAGEDGRLTARLSARPVAGAVLFTVADHGPGVPAEYRELIFRKFQTVRLPGPAQAAAHGRGSGLGLAFCKLAVEAHGGRVWVQGATADADFPGAAFHVLLPVDPLAQTVTKQLVTG from the coding sequence GTGACGCCCGCGAGCGACGCCCCGGTCGTACTTGTCGTGGACGACGTGCCCGCGAACGTCGAGCTACTGGTCGATCAGCTCGCGATCCTGGGCTACCGCACCGCCACGGCGAACGACGGCCCGTCCGCGCTCGCGACCGCGTTCGAGGTGCGGCCGGACCTCTGCCTGCTCGACGTGTCCATGCCGGCGGGCGACCTCGGCGTGTCGGACCGCGCGACCGGTTATGAGGTCTGCCGACGCCTCAAGCGCGACCCGCGCACCGAGCGCGTCCCGGTCATCTTCGTCACGGCGCTCACGGACACGAACGACCGCGTCCGCGCGATCGAAGCGGGCGGCGACGATTTCCTCACCAAGCCTCACAACCGCCAGGTGCTCGGCGCGCGGGTGCGGTCGCTCCTGCGCCTCAAGCGCGCGACGGACGCGCTCGACGACTCGGTGCGCCGGCTGCGCGAGCTCGAAAAGGTGCGCGACGACCTAATGAAGATGATGGTGCACGACCTCAAGTCGCCGCTCACGTCGGTGCTCGCGACCCTCGAAATGGTTGCGGACGGCGACTACGGCGCGGTGAGCGACCGCCAGCGCGCGGCACTCGGCGACGCGCAGGCCAAGTCGGAAGAGCTCCTCGGGCTCATCAACGACCTGCTCGAAGTCGCGCGCGTCGAGGAGGAGACCGTCGTGCTCCGCCGCGAACCGATCGACGCGAGCGCGCTGGTCGAGGACCTGCGCCGCGACTGGGCGGTGCGGCTCGCCGCCGCGCGCGCGGAGTTGGCGATCGACGTCGTCGAGACCACGCCCACCTTCGCGGCCGACCGCGCGCTCCTGCGGCGCGTGTTCAACAACCTGCTGCAGAACGCGCTGGTGCACGGCGCCGGGGAAGACGGGCGCCTCACGGCGCGGCTTTCCGCGCGCCCGGTCGCGGGCGCCGTGCTGTTCACGGTCGCGGACCACGGCCCCGGCGTGCCGGCGGAATACCGCGAGCTGATCTTCCGGAAATTTCAGACGGTCCGGCTGCCGGGGCCGGCGCAGGCGGCGGCTCACGGGCGTGGGTCCGGGCTGGGCCTCGCGTTCTGCAAGCTGGCCGTCGAGGCGCACGGCGGGCGCGTCTGGGTGCAGGGCGCGACGGCCGACGCGGACTTCCCCGGGGCGGCATTCCATGTCCTCCTGCCCGTCGACCCGCTGGCGCAAACAGTTACAAAGCAACTAGTTACGGGGTAG